The genomic DNA GGCGTGAAATTTCCCCAGATGGCAAAGGTGACTCGCACCGGCAGGAGCAGGAAATCCGGGATGAGGTGCCAGCCAATGATGGCGCGGTCGGAAGGCGGAGCGAAGCGGCGACGAACCGCGTCGACCACGCCCCAGAGCAGCAGGCCGATCGCGAGGGCCAGGGCCGTGCCGGGAATCCACCGCGGAGTTGCGGGGCCGAAGTCGCCCTTCGCGGCCGTCACGAGGCCGAGAAGGATCAGCACGAAAAAGAAATACGCGAGATTCCAGGCAAGGATCGCGCCGACGAGAGAGACGAGGCCGGCGCCGATGGCGTGTCGGTTGTGCGCACGGATTTCCGAACGAAACGCCGGGGGCGCTGCGTTCATCCCGTCGGGGAGCGGTAGCCGTCGGGATCGATCTCCACCTCGGCGAAGCCCGTAGCCAGCAGGCCGGACACGACATCCGAGGCCGCGAGACGGGACATCTCGGCGGGAGCGATCTGCACCCGCGCACCGGGCCTCTCGCCATCGACGTATCGCACCCGAAACACGCGGAACCCGAGCGAGCGCACGAAGGCCTCGCCGCGTTCGACGAGGGCAAGCGCCTCGCGGGTGACCGGGGTGCCATGGGGAATGCGCGAGCTCAGGCAGGGCTGGGCGGGCGCGTCGGCCGTGGGCAGGCCGAGCTCGCGGGAGAGCGCGCGCACATCGGCCTTCGTGAGGCCGGCCTGCTTGAGTGGCGCAATGACGGAAAATTCCCTGGCGGCCTGCGAGCCGGGACGGAGATGCGCGGGATCGTCGGCATTCTCCCCGTAGGCGATCGCGGCGAACCGACGGTCGCGCGCGAGGGCGTCCATCCGCTGGAAAAGCTCCGCCTTGCAGAAATAGCAACGGTTCATCGGATTCTCCGCGTAGCGCGGGTCCTCCAGCTCCTCGGTCTGCACGACCTCGACGGGTGCGCCGAGGTCCCGGGCGAGGGCGAGGGCATCCGCGAGGGCCTGACGGGGCAGGCTGGGACTGTCGGCGATCACGCCGAGCATGCGGTCGCCAAGCGTGCGATGGGCGATGGCGAGCAGGCAGGCGCTGTCCACGCCGCCGGAATAGGCGACAGCAATCGGCGCGTGAGAGCGCAGAATCGATTCAAGGATGGCAACTTTCTCGCGCATGACGTTCCCAAGCGATACACCAAGGCGGCTGGTCGCGCCATGTCTGCCGACGGATATTCGCGCCAAGGCTGCTGCGCCGGTGATCCGGCCTATGCGGGTTTTGTCGGCGGGATCGACGCTGTCAGAGGGCAGTGCGTTCGAACAGCACGTCGAGCGGCATCTGGATGCCGATGAAGAACTCGCCAAATTCCGCATATTGCGCGCTCACTTCGTCGAAGCGCATCTCGTAGACGATCGCCTTGATGTCGCTCGTCGTGTGCG from Chthoniobacterales bacterium includes the following:
- the larE gene encoding ATP-dependent sacrificial sulfur transferase LarE gives rise to the protein MREKVAILESILRSHAPIAVAYSGGVDSACLLAIAHRTLGDRMLGVIADSPSLPRQALADALALARDLGAPVEVVQTEELEDPRYAENPMNRCYFCKAELFQRMDALARDRRFAAIAYGENADDPAHLRPGSQAAREFSVIAPLKQAGLTKADVRALSRELGLPTADAPAQPCLSSRIPHGTPVTREALALVERGEAFVRSLGFRVFRVRYVDGERPGARVQIAPAEMSRLAASDVVSGLLATGFAEVEIDPDGYRSPTG